In Carnobacterium sp. CP1, the following are encoded in one genomic region:
- a CDS encoding polysaccharide biosynthesis protein yields MFKDKTLLITGGTGSFGNAVLKRFLDSEIKEIRIFSRDEKKQDDMRKKYNNPKIKFFIGDVRDTNSVRNAMYNVDYVFHSAALKQVPSCEFFPMEAVKTNVIGTDNVLNAAIEAKVKKVICLSTDKAAYPINAMGTSKAMMEKVFVAKSRNVDPEQTLICGTRYGNVMASRGSVIPLFIEQLKTGKPLTVTEGSMTRFMMSLEEAVDLVIFAFQNAVQGDIMVQKAPASTIDTLVAALQNIFNTNVPVEVIGIRHGEKMYESLLTKEEAAHAIDMGGFYRVPSDKRDLNYSKFFEEGNTEAVHIKEYNSDNTQQLTVDELVEKLVKLDYIQDELVKWGIYSENTSNRS; encoded by the coding sequence ATGTTTAAAGACAAGACTTTGTTAATCACCGGCGGTACTGGATCGTTTGGCAACGCGGTATTAAAAAGATTTCTTGATAGTGAGATTAAGGAAATTCGTATTTTTTCAAGAGATGAAAAAAAACAAGATGATATGCGTAAAAAATACAATAATCCAAAAATTAAATTTTTTATTGGGGACGTACGAGATACTAATAGTGTTCGAAATGCTATGTACAACGTGGATTATGTATTTCATTCTGCAGCATTGAAGCAAGTCCCTTCATGCGAATTTTTCCCAATGGAAGCTGTTAAAACTAATGTTATTGGCACAGATAATGTTCTAAATGCTGCTATTGAAGCAAAGGTAAAAAAAGTGATTTGTTTGTCTACAGATAAAGCGGCGTATCCTATTAATGCGATGGGAACATCAAAAGCAATGATGGAAAAAGTTTTTGTAGCTAAGTCTCGTAATGTTGACCCAGAGCAAACTTTAATATGTGGTACAAGATATGGAAATGTTATGGCTTCACGTGGTAGCGTTATTCCCTTATTCATTGAACAATTAAAAACGGGAAAACCATTGACAGTGACTGAAGGCAGCATGACTCGTTTTATGATGAGTTTAGAAGAAGCTGTTGATTTAGTTATCTTTGCTTTTCAAAATGCAGTACAAGGGGACATTATGGTCCAAAAAGCACCAGCAAGTACAATTGATACTCTAGTAGCAGCATTACAAAACATATTTAATACTAATGTGCCTGTTGAAGTCATTGGAATTAGACATGGTGAAAAGATGTATGAGTCTTTGCTAACAAAAGAAGAAGCTGCACATGCCATTGACATGGGAGGATTTTATCGCGTTCCATCTGACAAAAGAGACTTAAATTATAGCAAATTTTTTGAAGAAGGAAATACAGAAGCTGTACATATTAAGGAATACAATTCTGATAATACCCAGCAACTTACAGTAGATGAACTGGTCGAAAAATTGGTGAAATTAGATTATATCCAAGATGAATTAGTTAAATGGGGGATCTATAGTGAAAATACTAGTAACCGGAGCTAA
- a CDS encoding glycosyltransferase family 4 protein produces MKKHILVISQYFFPEQFRINDMCEDWISRGYKVTVVTGIPNYPSGKFFNGYGLFTKNRENYKGIEIVRLPIVPRGNNSIMLVLNYFSFVISGFFWQLFTKVEADQVFIFEVSPMTQALPGVWYAKKHRLPCFLYVQDLWPENVEIITGIKNQTIISSIGKMVDYIYKNCTKIFTTSQSFKKSINERQVPIEKIEYWPQYAEEFYQPLKAKETTKNSKKERFNIIFAGNIGHAQGLDILPKTAKILKQEVSENKIHFNIIGSGRYKETLIKTVDNYGVRDMFNFIDKQPAEKIPEFMADNDAAFICLTSSPLFKMTIPAKLQSYMACGIAIIASAGGETSEIIEEAHAGLTAPPGDEEKLAEIILTMANKTENEVLGLGKNAKKYSDFHFNKTILMNQMEKKFDNCEESEESYNV; encoded by the coding sequence ATGAAAAAACATATTTTAGTTATTTCTCAATACTTTTTTCCTGAACAATTTCGTATTAATGATATGTGCGAAGACTGGATATCACGTGGGTATAAGGTTACTGTAGTAACGGGAATACCTAATTATCCAAGCGGTAAATTTTTTAATGGTTATGGATTATTCACTAAAAATAGAGAAAACTATAAAGGAATAGAAATTGTTCGTTTGCCTATTGTACCTAGAGGAAATAACTCTATTATGTTAGTTTTAAATTATTTTTCTTTTGTAATTTCTGGCTTTTTTTGGCAATTATTCACGAAAGTTGAAGCAGACCAAGTATTTATATTCGAAGTCTCTCCTATGACGCAGGCTTTACCTGGCGTATGGTATGCTAAAAAACATCGACTACCTTGTTTCTTATATGTACAAGACTTATGGCCGGAAAATGTTGAAATTATTACTGGTATAAAAAACCAAACGATTATTAGCTCTATTGGTAAAATGGTTGATTATATTTACAAAAATTGTACAAAGATATTTACTACATCACAAAGTTTTAAAAAATCAATAAACGAACGTCAAGTTCCTATTGAAAAAATTGAATATTGGCCTCAATATGCAGAAGAATTTTATCAACCCTTGAAGGCTAAAGAAACGACTAAAAATTCAAAAAAAGAAAGATTTAATATTATATTTGCGGGAAATATAGGACATGCTCAAGGCTTAGATATCTTACCGAAGACTGCTAAAATCTTGAAGCAAGAAGTCAGTGAAAATAAAATTCATTTTAACATTATTGGAAGCGGAAGGTATAAAGAGACGCTTATTAAAACTGTGGATAATTATGGTGTAAGGGATATGTTTAATTTTATAGATAAACAACCTGCAGAGAAAATACCAGAGTTTATGGCAGATAATGATGCAGCATTTATTTGTTTAACAAGCAGTCCATTATTTAAAATGACCATACCTGCAAAATTACAGTCTTATATGGCCTGTGGAATTGCCATTATTGCTTCTGCTGGAGGAGAGACTAGTGAAATTATAGAAGAAGCGCATGCAGGTTTAACGGCTCCTCCAGGCGATGAAGAAAAACTTGCTGAAATTATTTTAACTATGGCAAACAAAACTGAGAATGAAGTCTTAGGATTAGGCAAAAACGCTAAAAAATATTCTGATTTCCATTTTAATAAAACCATCTTAATGAATCAAATGGAAAAAAAATTTGATAATTGTGAAGAATCGGAGGAATCATATAATGTTTAA
- a CDS encoding NAD-dependent epimerase/dehydratase family protein: protein MTKKILITGENSYVGNQLANWLNKEPEKYEVVKKSVRDTKWKKIDFSIFDVVVHVAGIAHQDTKADQEDLYYKINTNLTIELATKAKAEGAKQFIFMSSMIVYGASSRIGESKVITRETIPEPINFYGNSKLLAEKGILPLQSENFNVVALRPPMIYGKGSKGNYPLLAKFSKVSPVFPDIENQRSMLHIDNLTEFIRLMIDNEEKGTYFPQNEEYVKTAEMVRLIAEGNGKRMKLIRLFNSVLYSLGKKSNLINKVFGNFIYDLEISEYKEKYRIRSLNESIRVTEK, encoded by the coding sequence ATGACTAAAAAAATATTAATAACAGGTGAAAATAGTTATGTTGGAAATCAATTAGCAAATTGGTTAAATAAAGAACCTGAAAAATATGAAGTTGTGAAAAAATCTGTACGAGATACCAAATGGAAAAAAATAGACTTTTCGATCTTTGATGTGGTTGTTCATGTTGCTGGAATTGCCCATCAAGACACAAAAGCAGATCAAGAAGATTTATATTACAAAATCAATACAAACTTAACGATTGAATTGGCAACTAAGGCTAAAGCTGAAGGTGCCAAACAATTTATTTTCATGAGTAGTATGATTGTTTATGGTGCAAGCAGTAGAATTGGCGAATCAAAAGTAATCACAAGAGAAACGATACCTGAACCGATTAATTTTTACGGCAACAGCAAACTGCTAGCAGAAAAAGGAATACTCCCTTTACAATCCGAAAATTTTAATGTGGTTGCCTTACGACCGCCGATGATTTATGGAAAAGGATCAAAAGGGAACTATCCTTTATTAGCTAAATTTTCAAAAGTTTCACCTGTTTTTCCAGACATTGAGAATCAACGGAGCATGTTACATATTGATAATTTAACAGAATTTATTCGACTAATGATTGATAATGAAGAAAAAGGGACATACTTTCCTCAAAACGAAGAATATGTAAAAACAGCAGAAATGGTTCGGTTAATTGCAGAAGGAAATGGAAAAAGAATGAAACTTATTAGATTATTTAATTCAGTTTTATATAGTTTAGGTAAAAAATCGAATTTAATTAATAAGGTTTTTGGAAATTTTATATATGATTTGGAAATATCAGAGTATAAAGAAAAGTATAGAATCAGAAGCCTGAATGAATCAATAAGAGTTACGGAAAAATAG